A stretch of Myxococcus hansupus DNA encodes these proteins:
- the rimP gene encoding ribosome maturation factor RimP, protein MSEKNLKQTVEERALALLEPIVAGEGLELADLEFLREREGWVLRLFIDKPGGRVGLDECSQVSRAVDPSLDVEDFIPHEYSLEVSSPGVDRPLRKPVHFERVKGQKVKVKTFGPVGEPPRKNFTGTLTEVAGDGIAVEVEGAGTFHILFKDIAKANLEFQF, encoded by the coding sequence ATGTCGGAGAAGAACCTCAAGCAGACGGTGGAGGAGAGGGCCTTGGCCCTGCTCGAACCCATTGTCGCGGGTGAAGGCCTGGAGCTCGCGGACCTGGAATTCCTCCGGGAGCGCGAGGGCTGGGTTCTCCGTTTGTTCATCGACAAGCCGGGTGGCCGCGTGGGGCTGGACGAGTGCTCCCAGGTGTCGCGAGCGGTGGATCCATCGCTCGACGTGGAGGATTTCATTCCCCACGAGTACAGCCTGGAGGTCTCCAGTCCCGGAGTGGACCGGCCGTTGAGGAAGCCGGTGCACTTCGAACGGGTGAAGGGTCAGAAGGTGAAGGTGAAGACGTTCGGCCCGGTGGGAGAGCCCCCGCGCAAGAACTTCACCGGCACGCTGACCGAGGTGGCGGGCGACGGGATCGCGGTGGAAGTGGAAGGTGCCGGAACCTTCCACATCCTGTTCAAGGACATCGCCAAGGCGAATCTGGAGTTTCAGTTCTAG
- a CDS encoding carbon-nitrogen hydrolase family protein, with amino-acid sequence MHLIAAAQMVSTADKAHNLESATRLVRRAAGLGARLVGLPENFSWMGPEPERQDAAEGLDGPTLSRMASLARELKVTVLAGSVLETGAPGGRLYNTSVLFGPGGERLAVYRKIHLFDVNVGDGATYHESAAVAPGTEVVSADTEVGRLGLSVCYDLRFPELYRRLAKDNATLLAVPAAFTLMTGKDHWEVLLRARAIENQAYVLAPAQGGRHSANRLTYGHAMVVDPWGLVTARASEGEGLALAPVDPELQTRIRRNLPCLEHRRLD; translated from the coding sequence ATGCACCTCATCGCCGCCGCGCAGATGGTGTCCACCGCCGACAAGGCGCACAACCTGGAGTCCGCCACCCGGCTCGTCCGGCGGGCCGCAGGATTGGGCGCCAGACTGGTGGGCCTCCCCGAGAACTTCTCCTGGATGGGCCCGGAGCCCGAGCGCCAGGACGCCGCCGAGGGACTCGACGGTCCGACACTGTCCCGGATGGCCAGTCTGGCCCGGGAGCTGAAAGTGACGGTGCTGGCCGGCAGCGTCCTGGAGACGGGCGCCCCGGGGGGCCGCCTCTACAACACCAGCGTCCTCTTCGGTCCCGGGGGCGAGCGGCTCGCCGTCTACCGGAAGATTCACCTGTTCGACGTGAATGTAGGAGATGGTGCCACCTACCACGAGTCCGCGGCGGTGGCGCCGGGCACGGAGGTGGTCTCCGCCGATACGGAGGTGGGACGGCTGGGGCTGTCCGTCTGCTACGACCTGCGCTTCCCCGAGCTGTACCGGCGGCTGGCGAAAGACAACGCCACCCTGCTGGCGGTCCCCGCGGCCTTCACCTTGATGACGGGAAAGGACCACTGGGAGGTGCTCCTGCGGGCGCGCGCCATTGAAAACCAGGCGTACGTGCTGGCGCCCGCCCAGGGAGGACGGCACTCCGCCAACCGGCTCACCTATGGCCATGCCATGGTGGTGGACCCGTGGGGCCTGGTCACCGCCCGCGCCTCCGAAGGCGAGGGCCTGGCATTGGCACCGGTGGACCCGGAGTTGCAAACCCGTATTCGCCGCAACCTGCCCTGCCTGGAGCACCGCCGTTTGGACTAG
- a CDS encoding FecR family protein, whose amino-acid sequence MLLVLALSALPAGCTADERPSAPDAATPTPVATLRAHLRTIKGGVQIKRAAADEWSPAREGQPLFENDKVRTEAGAGTDIVFSANGSTVHLGGDSLISIAETRPRPGQQRTDLTVLRGRIDAELEKPATQSLSVTTPSATIQAGREIVFQ is encoded by the coding sequence ATGCTGCTTGTGCTCGCGCTTTCGGCCCTTCCCGCCGGCTGCACCGCCGACGAGCGCCCGTCCGCGCCCGACGCGGCGACACCGACGCCCGTGGCCACGCTCCGTGCCCACCTGCGCACCATCAAGGGGGGCGTCCAAATCAAACGCGCGGCGGCGGATGAGTGGAGCCCCGCGCGCGAAGGCCAGCCCCTCTTCGAGAACGACAAGGTCCGCACCGAGGCGGGCGCCGGCACCGACATCGTCTTCTCCGCCAACGGCAGCACGGTGCACCTGGGCGGGGACTCGCTCATCAGCATCGCGGAGACGCGCCCACGCCCCGGACAGCAGCGCACGGACCTCACCGTGCTGCGGGGCCGCATCGACGCGGAGCTGGAGAAGCCCGCGACCCAGTCCCTCTCCGTCACCACGCCGTCCGCCACCATCCAGGCGGGAAGGGAGATTGTCTTCCAATGA
- a CDS encoding fibronectin type III domain-containing protein: MKAALLLLTWLGAAPPDTVVVGPNESLRQVAERTLGDPKAAEELQSLNGLSSEVVSAGTRLKVPGHERVLAQKAMETARTLLASAKDTNVPPEASAHLQDAETHFRGARYAQASEAANTAGKLVAAVRSPQSSAFSVEVGDSGDSTTVTVKQGPPVRVEAEGVTQPVAKGEAVRVDKGRPPPVPTPLLVAPAPAQPENAAKLKRRPDGDGHLGPVKLTWAAVSGAERYEVEVSREQEQRAVFTQTVTTLEAKLPVLPAGRYRWTVRAQGAAGRSEPSAPRHFELVPERLKLEVKKGQWQ, from the coding sequence ATGAAGGCGGCGCTCCTGCTTCTCACATGGCTGGGCGCCGCGCCGCCGGACACCGTGGTGGTTGGCCCGAACGAGTCGCTGCGACAGGTGGCCGAGCGAACCCTGGGCGACCCGAAGGCCGCGGAGGAGCTGCAGTCGCTCAACGGGCTGTCCTCGGAGGTGGTGAGCGCGGGGACCCGGCTGAAGGTGCCCGGCCATGAGCGCGTGCTGGCGCAGAAGGCGATGGAGACCGCGCGCACGCTGCTGGCCAGCGCCAAGGATACGAACGTGCCACCCGAAGCCTCGGCGCACCTCCAGGACGCGGAGACGCACTTCCGCGGCGCCCGGTACGCCCAGGCCTCCGAGGCGGCCAACACGGCGGGGAAGCTGGTGGCGGCGGTCCGCTCGCCGCAGTCCTCCGCGTTCTCCGTGGAGGTCGGCGACAGCGGCGACAGCACCACCGTCACCGTGAAGCAGGGCCCACCGGTCCGCGTGGAAGCGGAGGGTGTCACGCAGCCCGTCGCCAAGGGTGAGGCCGTCCGCGTGGACAAGGGCCGCCCTCCCCCGGTGCCCACGCCGCTGCTGGTGGCCCCTGCGCCGGCGCAGCCGGAGAACGCCGCGAAGCTGAAGCGTCGTCCGGACGGCGACGGGCACCTGGGCCCGGTGAAGCTGACCTGGGCGGCGGTGTCCGGCGCCGAGCGATACGAAGTGGAGGTGTCGCGCGAGCAGGAGCAACGCGCCGTCTTCACGCAGACGGTCACCACCCTGGAGGCGAAGCTGCCCGTCCTCCCCGCGGGGCGCTACCGATGGACGGTGCGCGCCCAGGGGGCCGCGGGCCGGTCCGAGCCCAGCGCGCCGCGCCACTTCGAGTTGGTGCCCGAGCGGCTCAAGCTCGAGGTGAAGAAGGGGCAGTGGCAGTAA